The nucleotide sequence AAATAAAAGCTGCAACAGTATTTGTTTTTACAAGTTGTGTAAATTGCTCTTTTATAGTTTTAAAATTATTTTGGTTAGGAACAGGAAGACGTTCTACATCTATAAAAAAATCTTTGAAGGGACCATTGTAAACAGATAAACCAGATACACTCATGGCACCAAAAGTATCACCATGAAACCCATCTTCTAAAGCAATTATTTTATTGCGCTTTTCATCATTGTTAAAATGATATTGTAACGCCATTTTTATAGCAACATCTACAGAAGTTGAGCCATTATCACTAAAAAATAATTTTTCCTGATTCTCAGGAAGAATATTAATTAAAGCTTCTGATAGCTTTACAGCAGGTTCGTGCGTAAACCCTGCAAATACAACATGATCTAACTGTTGCATTTGTAGGTTCATTTTTTTGATAATATAATCATTACAATGCCCATACATGCAAGTATACCAAGATGCTATCCCATCAATATAACTATTGCCATTTTCATCGTATAATAATGCGCCCTTGGCTTTAGTGATGGCCAAATGTTCAGGGTGTAATTTATGTTGTGTTAATGGATGCCACAGATGTTTTTTATCACGTTCTTTTATGCTCATAATAATTTTCTATGTATTTTACTTAACTGAGATTTCAAAAATAATTGATTTTTATTATAGCTTTTCTTTAAAAACATCTGCATATTCTTTAATTACGTTTTTATCAAAATAAGGCTCTTCATTGATACGTCCAATAACAGGAGTATTTGTCATTTTTTGAATAATATCTTCTGTCGATTTATGTTCATTTCCACTATAAATAAGAGAAATATCAAACCCCCTTTCTGTTAAATAATTTAAAGTCAATAGTGTATGGTTAATACTCCCTAAATAATGACGAGATACAACAATAACTTTATATTTAGGTTTGATAATATCTAAAACTGTTTGTTTATTATTTAAAGGAACTAATAATCCACCAGCCCCTTCAATAATTAAATTGTTTTTGATTTTTGGAGCGGTTATTTTTTTTAAATCTATAGTAATGCCATCAATATTTGCTGCACCATGTGGACTCATAGGTGTTTGCAGCGCATAGGTACTTGGGTAAAATTTAGATTTCGAATTTGATATTAAGCATTTTACTTTATGTGTATCTGTATTGTCTAATTCTCCAGCTTGTATAGGCTTCCAATAATCAGCCTCTAGAGCTTCAGTAAGTATAGCCGATGCTATTGTTTTTCCTACATCTGTAGATATTCCTGTAACAAAATAAGTGTTCATTTTATATTGAATTCGGTTTTACATTGTTCGCAAATATATTTATGCTTTGTATGAAAGGGAAGTGTTCCGGTTAATACACCAATACAAAATGAAAAAAAGGATTTAAAATCAGTTATCGTTGAGAACAATTCTATTTTTTCACTTTCACAATTTGGGCACTTAATAATATTACCTTGATCATTTATCGAATATCTTTGGATAGATCGCAAAATAATTTCAGCTTCATCGACCTGGTCAGACAATACTTTTAATTTCACACCACCAATAGCATTACTTACCAAAGGATCTGTATCTATAGTAAGGTTGTCGGATAGAAATACTTCTATACCTTCAGATTCTAATCGCCCTTTTATAATCTGTGCTTCCGAAGAATATTGAAATTTTGCTATAGTTTTAAATATGTCACTCATGCAGCTACAAAAGTAGCTAAGAAGCTTAAAACTTTTGTTATTTCTTCTTTAGAATTGTAAGAATGGATACAAAACCTCAATCGTTCTTCTCCTTTTGATACTGTAGGAGATAAAATAGGTTTTACATTAAAGCCACTTTCTTTAAGTTTATTAGAAATAGATTTCACTAATTTGTTTTTAGGAATAATGCATGATTGTATCGCAGAATCACTATTTATAAAATAAGTGCTAAGGTTTTTATGTTTTATTTCAGATTTAAAAAATTGAATATTATAATGCAATTTTTTAATTGCATCTGTGTTTTTTAACTCATTATAAGCTGATTCAATAGTTGCTAAAGTATGTAATGGTAATGCAGTAGTGTAAATGAAGCTTCGTGCAAAATTAATGAGATATTCTTTTAAATTTCTAGAGCCTAAAACAGCAGAACCATGACATCCTAACGCTTTTCCGAAAGTAACAAGTCTAGCAAAAATCTGATCTTGTATTCCTAATTCTTGTATTAATCCTTTTCCATTACCAAATACTCCTAAAGTATGAGCTTCGTCTATAATTAAATGATAATTATATTGTGTGCAAAAATCACAAAATTGAATTAGATTGGGTGAATCTCCATCCATAGAAAAAACAGATTCGGTTACAATATAAACTTCTGACTTAATATTAGTTTTGGTAAGTCGAAGTAATTTTTCTTGCAAATCTGTTAAATCATTATGCTTGAATTTATACGATTTTGCATTACTTAAAGAAATGCCATCTCTTATAGAAGCGTGACTATATTCGTCATAAAAAATAAAATCATCTTTTTGAGGAATACAAGAGAGTAAACCTAGATTAGCATCATACCCAGAATTAAAAATTAAAGCAGTTTCACTTTCGTGAAATTCACAAAGTGCTTCTTCTACTAAAGTATATAAATAATGATTCCCATTAAGTAAACGAGAACCAGTTGCTCCATTTTGCAATAATTCATGTTCAGTTAAATACTGATGAGTATTGGTAAAGATTGATTTAGATTTTGAAAATCCTAAATAATCATTAGATGTAAAATCGATTAAATTTGATGCTATACTATTAAGCTCTCGAAATGAATTATTCTCTTTCCGTTGGTTGAGTTTAGATTGAAGTTTTTTTGGAAATTGCTTCATAGGAAGCAAAGGTATTACTAAATCTAAATAGTTAAGCTTATTTCGGCATTTTTAAAACTATCTTTGTGTATTAACTTAAAGTTACCTTTATCTGTAGCATCTAAGACATCAATATTTAATTTTTCAGCAATAAAAAAAGCTTTTTTAAATGCATTTTGATAATCTGATAATGTAATAACATTCAACTTATCATTGTTTTCATTCCACAAATTAAGTTCATATTTATCATTAGTTTTAAAAACCGAAATGTATTGAGGGCGTGTTAATTTTTTCCACTTTCTTCTAAACTTAAGTAATCCAAGTGTATATGTTCGACGCATTTTACGATGCTTTAAATCTAATTTAACTCTAGAATTAATAATGTGTTGGTATGTAAACATTACTAAAAACCCAAAAGCCCAAATGATATACATATATGCCACAGCATCTGTAACATCTGGTTTAGGAACTATATATAATACAACATATATTGCAGTAGCAATAAAAAGAATATAAGCAGAAATTATAACAATTGTTTTAATGGACAGTTTTTGAGGCTCCTGAATAATTAAGTCTTTTGTTTTCATCTGTTTGGATTAATTGTTGGTATATCAGATGTAGGTTTTCCAAGATTAGACTTCGGCTGGGACAGAACGCATTAACATGGATTAATTATAAATACAAAGTTACGTATTATTGTTTGGTTTTAATTTGCTAAAAAATACACTTTATCGAAAAAAGCAATGCGTTTTGACTTAATAATGAGAGTTTTATATCAAAAATGATAATATTTTATATTGTTTAAAAATAAAAAATTATTGTTTATCGATAATTTTATTATATATTTGTTATCGTTAAACAGTAATTATGAATACTGCAAGAATACTTTATTCGATATTAAATGTTATTATTTTCCTACTTCTAATAGGTATTGGTTTGGGAATCTTCTTTTTTGTAATGATTCTATTTGGTGTGAAACAAGATTTTCTAGGTATAGATGAAGGTTTAGTCAGTTTCAAAACTGAAGCAATGTTGTATGTATATACAATCTTAAGGCTTGGAGTCTACGTCGTTTTTGTTGTTACTCTTTGGAATATGAGAAAGGCTACAAAATTGTTATTAAAAAAAGATTTTTATAACAAAGAACTTATAAACGCACTATCAACCTCTGGAAAACTTATGGTTATTGCTGGAATTTCTTCATGGTGTATTAATGGGATAAGTAATGTGTTTTTTAAATTCAAATTTTTAATTGGTCTAAGCGAAAAAACATTGGTGTATTTATTAATAATAGCCATGGGATTGTTTTTTATGCTAATCAGTACGGTTCTTAGAGACACTAAGATTATAAAAGAAGAAAACGACCTAACCATTTAAGTTATGCCAATCATTGTAAATCTTGATGTAATGCTCGCAAAACGAAAAATGAAAAGCAAAGACTTGGCAGAAATCATTGGTATTACTACAGCAAATTTGTCTATTTTAAAATCAGGGAAGGCTAAAGCCATTCGGTTTTCCACCCTCGAAGCAATCTGTAAAGCACTCGATTGTCAGCCTAATGATATTTTAGAATATATTGAAGATTAAAAAACACTCAAAAAATACTATCTTAGATGCTCAAAATTTAACGCAATGCAAAGAGCACTTTTACTAATCGTATTTTTAAGTTTATTTAGCTGCAAACAAGAAGTAAATAGAGAAACAGCTTCTGCTTCTACTAATGGAACATCTACCTACAGCATTTCTTTTGAAAACGCAGTACATCATGAAGCCGTGATTAATGCAACCTTTACAGGACTACCAGTAGGCGAAGCAGAATTTCGTATGAGTCGTACCTCACCAGGACGATACGCATTGCATGAGTTTATGAAAAACATATACGATGTAAAAGTTACTGATGGTGTTGGAAATGAATTAAAAACTACGCGTCCAGATCCATATTCTTGGTTGGTAAATGGTCACGACGGCACTATAAAAGTTAGCTATACATTATATGCCAATCGAGGTGATGGTACCTATGCTCAAGTTGATGAAACACACGCGCATCTTAATATTCCAGCAACTTTTATATACGCACCAAGTTTAGAAAATAACGATATTGAAGTTACTTTTAATGTCCGTGAAGATTTAGGTTGGAAAGTTGCTACGCAATTAAAGCATGTTGAGGGCAATACCTATTACGCCAGAGATTTACAATATTTTATGGATAGCCCAACTGAGGTAAGTAATCATAGTGTACGTTCGTTTGATGTAGGTGACCAAAAAGTAAATTTCGCATTGCACCATAATGGTACCGATGCCGAGTTTGATGAATTTTTCGAAAGAGTCAAAAAAGTAGTATTACAGCAAGAAGCTGTGTTTGGCGAACTACCAAAGTACGATTATGGCGAATACACCTTTTTGGGTTGCTATATTCCAAATGCATCAGGGGATGGTATGGAACATCGTAATTCTACTATTGTTACAAGTACACGTAGTCTAGCCAATGGCGGACTCTCAGGTAATTTAGGAACTGTATCACACGAATTTTTCCATTGTTGGAATGTAGAGCGTATTCGTCCACAAAGTTTAGACCCATTCGATTTTAAAGAAGCTAATATGAGTGGCGAATTATGGTTTGCCGAAGGCTTTACCAGTTACTACACCAATTTAATGATTACTCGCGCAGGACTAATGGAACCTGAGCGTTACGTTCGTGGATTAACAGGCACTTTTAATTATGTGTGGAATTCCCCAGGGCGCAAATTCTTCAACCCTATCGAAATGAGTTATCAAGCTCCTTTTGTAGATGCGGCTCGTTCGGTAGACGATATCAACCGTAACAATACCTTTATTTCATATTATTCCTATGGAAGTGCACTAGGTTTGGCTTTAGATTTATCACTACGTGAGCAAGGATTAAATCTAGACGATTATATGAAATTGGTTTGGACCACCTACGGAAAAGTAGAAGATTACTATACCATTCAAGATTTGCATAATACATTAAATGAGTATGCGGGAGCAGACTTTGGTGATGCTTTTTTTAATAATTACATTTATAAAAGCGAAATGCCTGACTATGAACGTTTATTTAAAAATGTAGGCGTCTATTTAGCAAATAATAAAGAACGTGTCTCTTTCGGAGGATTTTTAAGAAACCAAACCATTACGGCTAATGTAACAATAGGTTCATCAGCTTATGAAGCAGGATTAGAGAAAGGAGATAAACTAATTAAAATAGGGGATATAGTACTTACTGAAACAACAAGACTTAATGATGTGATTAGTCAATATAAGCCTAATGATATGGTGACTGTAACTTATGAACGTTTAGGAAAAGCGAGAACCACACAATTAACTTTTCAGCAGGATCCATCGTATAGCATTTCATTATTTGAAGTCAATAATATAGAATTACCTGATGAAGCCAAAGCTAATCGTGATGCCTGGTTAAAGGCGAAATGATAAATTTATGAATATTGAATTTCTCCTGTTTCTTGATAAGTATCTTTATTAACCCATTGATGATTACCTTTTACTGAAGCATCTAATAAATCTATTTGTAACTTTTCAGCAATTAGATATCCATTTTTAATGGATTCATCATAGTTTTCTAAAATCATTAAGTTTAAAATTTTATTTTTTTGATACCATAAATTTATTTGAAAATAACTACCTGTTTTAAAAACTGAAACATATTCTAGATCTATCAAATCTTGCCATGTTTCTTTATAATTAAAAACTCCTATTTGATACTGATGTTTTATTTTCTTTTTTTCAAAATTTAAATGAATATTATGTATGGCAATTGAGCGAATTGAAGATAAAAATAATATGCATATTAAGAGAATTAAATAAATTGTAATAGTCCATTTTTGAGGATGATTTAAAAAATCTTTATATAAAAATAAGTATACTATATAACTTAGTAAGCTTGCATATAAGAATGCTACTATAACCCTATTTATTAATGGTTTTTTTGGCTCTCTTATTATAAGGTCACTTTTATACATTCTACAAATATATAGAAAGCGTATTTTACTTTTTATACTCAAAAGGTCTTTGTATTTTTATAAAATATGTTTGCGCTTGTCGATTGTAATAATTTTTATGCATCTTGTGAACGGGTATTTAACCCGAATTTGCAACATAAACCTATAGCAATACTTTCTAATAATGATGGCTGTGTAATCTCCAGGAGTGATGAAGCTAAAGCCATCGGACTCCCTATGGGAGCACCTATTTTTAAATGGGAAAGTTTTTGTAAAATAAATCATATTCAAATATTATCCTCTAACTATCCATTATATGGTGACTTAAGTAGTCGTGTAATGTCTATTCTCGAGCAATTAACACCTAACGTGGAAATATATAGTATTGACGAAGCCTTTATTGAGTTTAATAATTTAGAGAATGATAATGAGTTTGGCCTTAAAATACGTGAACGTATTTTAAAATGGATAGGTATTCCAACTTCTGTAGGTATAGCTCCAACAAAAGCATTGTCTAAAGTAGCAAATAAAATAGCACGAAAATTTTCGAAAGAAACCAAAGGAGTTTATGTTATAGATTCTGAAGAAAAGCGGATTAAAGCTTTAAAATGGATTAAAATTGAAGATGTATGGGGTATAGGTTATGGACTTCAAAAACGATTAAAAGCTAAAAATTGTAAAACAGCTTATGATTTTGTGCAATTACCAGATGAGTGGATACGCAAGCATTTTTCAATTGTAGAATGGCGACTTAAAAAAGAATTAGAAGGTATTTCAAAATTAACATTAGATCATTTGAAAACCAAACGTGCCATTGCAACTACACGAAGTTTTGAATATACGTATTCTGATATTGATAATATAAAAGAACGCATTTCGACTTTTGCGAGCAGTTGCGCTGAAAAATTAAGAGTACAAGGTTCCAGTTGCTATGTTATTTATGTTATATTAAGAAGTGACCGTCATAAAAAAAATACAGAGCAACATCGTGTAAGTACAATTGTTAATTTACCATATCCTACAGACTCATCCATTATTATAAGTAATGAAGCAGTAAAAGCAGTAATGACTATTTTTAAAAAAGGTGTAAAATACAAGCGTGCAGGTGTTATTGTCACAGGGTTAGTGCCTACGGATAATTTTCAACTCAATTTATTTCAGAAAGAAAACCCAAAACATAAACCATTGATGCAATCGATAGATATTTTAAATACAAAATATGGCGATTATAAAATAAAATTGGCTAATCAAGATTTAAAACGTACTTGGAAAATGCGTCAAGAACGCTTATCGCCAAGGTACACGACAGATATTAATGATATTATAAAAGTAAAATGATACTACATAAATCTAAACACCTTACATTTTTTACTCCTGAAAATTTTAAAGATACAGGCGCTCATTTTTTTGATACAGGTATTTCAGCAGGTTTTCCATCACCAGCTGAAGATTTTAAACAACAACGTTTATCATTAGATAAAGAACTTATTAAAAATAAAGAAGCAACTTTTTTTGCACGGGTTAGTGGGCAATCTATGATAGGAGCAGGATTAGATGATAACGATCTTTTGGTTATTGATAGAAGTTTAGATCCTGCACATAATAAAATTGCGGTTTGTTTTTTAGATGGTGAGTTTACTGTAAAACGATTAAAAATTGAAAATGAAGAGTTATGGTTACAGCCAGAAAACCCTAGTTATAAGCCTATTCAAGTTACTGAAGAGAATAACTTTGTAATTTGGGGTATCGTTACTAATGTGATTAAAAGAGTTTAATTTATATAGTGCAGAATATTGTTTATAAACGAGCAGAATTAAATACAGAATTGAAGCAAATTCTACAGCTTCAAAATGCAAATTTACCTAATACTGTTTCAGAAACAGATCAAATTAAAGAGGCGTTTTTAACGGTAGTTCATAACTTTAAACTGCTTAAAGCAATGAATAATGTGTGCCCACATATTATCGCTGTAGACAAGAAAAAAGTGATTGGATATGCTTTGTGTATGGATAAAGCTTTTAATGATAGCATAGATATTATTAAACCATTATTTGAAAAAATAGAAAAGAACGATATGGTATCTAATTTAAAATATATTGTTATGGGACAAGTTTGCATTGCTAAAACATATAGAGGGCGAGGTGTTTTTAGAAAACTTTATCAAGTAATGAAAAAAGTATTACAATTAGATTATGATGTCCTTATTACAGAAGTAGATACTAAAAACATAAGATCTGTGAATGCACATCGTGCAATTGGATTTAATGTATTATATTCATATCGCTCTAATCAACAAGATTGGCAAATTATATATTTAAATTTAAAATAGATTTTTTTAAAACCACAACACTAACTTTATTAAAATGACTGAGCAAAAAAACTACAAACAAGCTTTATCTACACTTGTTACCGTATTTTTCTTTTGGGGATTTATTGCTGCTTCTAATGGTGTATTCATTCCGTTTTGTAAAACGTATTTTGCAATTGATCAATTTCAATCTCAATTAGTTGACTTCGCATTTTACGGAGCATATTATTTTGGTGCTTTGGTACTATTTATACTATCAAATACTAAAGGAAAAGATATTATGAATGCTTGGGGTTATAAAAATGGGATTATATATGGACTTTTATTAAGTGCTTTGGGTGCAGTTGTTATGTTTCCAGCTATAGCAGGCGCAGAACCAGGAGATTCTAATGTATTTTATTATGTGTTGATTGCATTGTTTATTGTTGGACTAGGGTTCTCTATTCAACAAACGGCAGCAAATCCCTTTGCTATAGCTTTAGGAGATCCAGAAAAAGGTGCACATCGATTAAATTTGGCTGGAGGAGTAAATTCTTTTGGAACAACAATAGGACCTATAGTAATTGCACTTATTTTATTTGGATCTGCACCAAAATCGGGAGCAGAATTAGATGCTTTAATTACTAGTGGGGGTATCAAACTTTCAACAATACAATATTTATATTTAGCAGTTGGAGGTTTGTTTGTGTTAGCAGCAGCTTTATTTTATTTTTCTAAAAGATTACCTCAAGGAAAAGCAGATGCAACAATTATAAAAGCGCCAAAAGCTATAGGTGCATTAACAATAATGACTATCTTATTAATTGCTTGTTTTTATTTGATTTTTGGTCAATACAAAAATGAGATACCAGACAATGACTTTATTTTAAAGCTAACCATCGTAAGTTTAGTTATTGTTATAGGAGTTTTGTTAATTTCTAATATGATGGCTAAAAAAAATGAAACAGGATGGGGAGCTATGCGTTATCCACAGCTAGTTTTAGGGATGCTAGCTATATTTACCTATGTTGGTGTTGAAGTTACCATTCAAAGTAATTTAGGAGAACTATTAAAATTTGTAACAAAAACTGTTAACGGCGTAGACTTGAATCCATTAGGATTAAGAGCAATGAGTGATACTGAGATAGCTCCATTAATATCAATGTATTGGGGAGGACTAATGATAGGAAGATGGGCTGGAGCCATTACTGTATTTAATCCATCTAATAAAATAAAAACGTGGTTATATATCCTTGTTCCTTATATTGCTTTTGGAGTTATTTTATTTGTGAATTATATCTCTGGTTTTAGCGTAAAAGGATTATTCTTGTTTGCAATTTGTGTAGCGATACAAATAGGAGCATTTTTTGTAGGTAAAGATAAACCGGCTCTAACACTCAAAATATTTGGATTGTTGGGAGTGTTTGCTATTTTAATTGGGCTATTTACTAGCGGTACAGTGGCATTGTTTGCCTTTTTAAGTGGAGGATTGTTCTGCTCTATTATGTGGCCTAGTATTTTTGCATTAAGCATTAGAGGTTTAGGAAAATATACATCTCAAGGATCTGCATTTTTAATTATGATGATCTTAGGAGGAGCAATAATCCCGCCATTACAAGGAAAGTTAGCAGATGTTATAGGAATTCATAATTCATATTGGATAGCTGCAGGATGCTTTTTATACTTAGCATTTTTTGCACAACGAGTTGAAGGTTTAATAAGAAAAGCTAAAGTAATTTAAAAAAATAATGATATAAAACAAAAAACGCGGAGCAATTAGCTTCGCGTTTTTTGTTTTATATAGATTAAGAAATTAATCAGCTAATACAATAACTTTATTATCTTTCATTTCTATAGTTCCAGAATTAATAGCTAATAACATTCCTTTATCACCTTTAGTAAATTTGTCTTGAACTTCTTCTTCTAATTGAATATCTCCAAAAATTTTCACATTCCCTTCTTTTAATAAAGATACAATAGGTGCGTGATTATTTAACATTTCAAAGTCACCATTTACACCTGGTACAGAAATAGAGTTTACTTCTCCACTGAATAAAGTTGCTTCTGGGGTTACAATTTCTAAATACATAAATAAAAGGTATTTAATTTATTTCCGTAAAAACGAAAAACTTATTATTTATTACGCTTCAGCTAACATTTTCTCTCCAGCTTCAATCGCTTCTTCTATAGTTCCTTTAAGGTTAAAAGCAGCTTCTGGTAAATGATCTAATTCACCATCCATAATTTGATTAAACCCTTTAATTGTTTCTTTAATATCAACTAATACTCCTGGGATACCTGTAAATTGCTCAGCTACATGGAATGGTTGAGATAAGAAACGTTGTACACGTCTTGCTCTACCTACAGCCATTTTATCTTCTTCAGATAATTCTTCCATACCAAGGATCGCAATAATATCTTGTAACTCTTTATAACGTTGTAACAACTCTTTTACACGTTGCGCACAATTATAATGTTCATCACCTAAAATATCAGCAGTTAAAATTCTAGATGTAGAATCTAATGGATCTACAGCAGGATAAATACCTAACTCTGCAATTTTACGAGATAATACTGTTGTCGCATCTAAGTGAGCAAATGTTGTGGCTGGTGCTGGATCTGTTAAATCATCTGCAGGAACGTAAACCGCTTGTACAGATGTAATAGATCCTTTTTTAGTAGAAGTAATACGCTCTTGCATAGCACCCATCTCTGTTGCTAATGTAGGTTGATATCCTACCGCAGATGGCATACGCCCAAGTAATGCAGATACTTCAGAACCTGCTTGTGTAAAACGGAAAATATTATCTACGAAAAATAATACATCTTTCCCTTGACCATCTCCAGCTCCATCACGGAAATATTCAGCAATAGTTAAACCAGATAATGCTACACGAGCACGAGCTCCAGGAGGTTCATTCATTTGCCCAAATACGAAAGTTGCTTTAGATTCTTTCATTACAGATTTATCAACCTTAGTTAAATCCCATCCGCCATCTTCCATAGAGTGCATGAAATCATCACCATATCTAATAATACCTGATTCTAACATCTCACGAAGTAAATCATTTCCTTCACGAGTACGTTCTCCTACTCCTGCAAATACAGAAAGACCACCGTGACCTTTTGCTATATTGTTAATCAATTCCTGAATTAATACTGTTTTACCTACTCCAGCACCTCCAAATAATCCAATCTTACCACCTTTTGCATAAGGCTCAATAAGATCAATTACTTTAATACCTGTAAATAAAACTTCAGTAGAAGTTGATAAATCTTCAAATTTTGGTGCCTCCCTGTGAATAGGAAGTCCATCATTTCCAGCTTTAGGTAAATCTCCTAAACCATCAATGGCATCTCCAATTACATTAAAAAGACGACCGTATACATCACCACCAATTGGCATTTGTATAGGAGCACCAGTAGCATTAACTTCTGTTCCTCTATTTAAACCATCTGATGAATCCATTGCTATAGTACGAACAGTATCTTCACCAATGTGAGATTGTACTTCAAGTACTAATTTTGAACCATCTGGCTTATTAATTTCTAACGAATCATAAATCTTTGGTAGTTCAGAACCAGCTCCGAATTCAACATCGATAACTGGACCTACTATTTGTGCAACTTTACCTGTAACTTTAGACATTACTTATGTGTTTATTGTTTTGCTAAAATGATAAACGAAAATACAGCTTGATTTTCGCGCTGCAAAGATATATTTTTTAATTAAAAATAAAGGTGTTTAAATTCAAAAAATAGATATTTTTTTAGAACTTGTTTTTTAACTAAAAAAGAAAGGGTTTAAAATAAAAAACCCAGAACAAAATTCTGGGTCTTAAGTTTTTATATAATATTATTTTTAT is from Flavobacteriaceae bacterium and encodes:
- the bioD gene encoding dethiobiotin synthase, which gives rise to MNTYFVTGISTDVGKTIASAILTEALEADYWKPIQAGELDNTDTHKVKCLISNSKSKFYPSTYALQTPMSPHGAANIDGITIDLKKITAPKIKNNLIIEGAGGLLVPLNNKQTVLDIIKPKYKVIVVSRHYLGSINHTLLTLNYLTERGFDISLIYSGNEHKSTEDIIQKMTNTPVIGRINEEPYFDKNVIKEYADVFKEKL
- a CDS encoding DUF2007 domain-containing protein → MSDIFKTIAKFQYSSEAQIIKGRLESEGIEVFLSDNLTIDTDPLVSNAIGGVKLKVLSDQVDEAEIILRSIQRYSINDQGNIIKCPNCESEKIELFSTITDFKSFFSFCIGVLTGTLPFHTKHKYICEQCKTEFNIK
- a CDS encoding pyridoxal phosphate-dependent aminotransferase family protein: MKQFPKKLQSKLNQRKENNSFRELNSIASNLIDFTSNDYLGFSKSKSIFTNTHQYLTEHELLQNGATGSRLLNGNHYLYTLVEEALCEFHESETALIFNSGYDANLGLLSCIPQKDDFIFYDEYSHASIRDGISLSNAKSYKFKHNDLTDLQEKLLRLTKTNIKSEVYIVTESVFSMDGDSPNLIQFCDFCTQYNYHLIIDEAHTLGVFGNGKGLIQELGIQDQIFARLVTFGKALGCHGSAVLGSRNLKEYLINFARSFIYTTALPLHTLATIESAYNELKNTDAIKKLHYNIQFFKSEIKHKNLSTYFINSDSAIQSCIIPKNKLVKSISNKLKESGFNVKPILSPTVSKGEERLRFCIHSYNSKEEITKVLSFLATFVAA
- a CDS encoding transcriptional regulator, producing the protein MPIIVNLDVMLAKRKMKSKDLAEIIGITTANLSILKSGKAKAIRFSTLEAICKALDCQPNDILEYIED
- a CDS encoding M61 family peptidase, with product MQRALLLIVFLSLFSCKQEVNRETASASTNGTSTYSISFENAVHHEAVINATFTGLPVGEAEFRMSRTSPGRYALHEFMKNIYDVKVTDGVGNELKTTRPDPYSWLVNGHDGTIKVSYTLYANRGDGTYAQVDETHAHLNIPATFIYAPSLENNDIEVTFNVREDLGWKVATQLKHVEGNTYYARDLQYFMDSPTEVSNHSVRSFDVGDQKVNFALHHNGTDAEFDEFFERVKKVVLQQEAVFGELPKYDYGEYTFLGCYIPNASGDGMEHRNSTIVTSTRSLANGGLSGNLGTVSHEFFHCWNVERIRPQSLDPFDFKEANMSGELWFAEGFTSYYTNLMITRAGLMEPERYVRGLTGTFNYVWNSPGRKFFNPIEMSYQAPFVDAARSVDDINRNNTFISYYSYGSALGLALDLSLREQGLNLDDYMKLVWTTYGKVEDYYTIQDLHNTLNEYAGADFGDAFFNNYIYKSEMPDYERLFKNVGVYLANNKERVSFGGFLRNQTITANVTIGSSAYEAGLEKGDKLIKIGDIVLTETTRLNDVISQYKPNDMVTVTYERLGKARTTQLTFQQDPSYSISLFEVNNIELPDEAKANRDAWLKAK
- a CDS encoding Y-family DNA polymerase, encoding MFALVDCNNFYASCERVFNPNLQHKPIAILSNNDGCVISRSDEAKAIGLPMGAPIFKWESFCKINHIQILSSNYPLYGDLSSRVMSILEQLTPNVEIYSIDEAFIEFNNLENDNEFGLKIRERILKWIGIPTSVGIAPTKALSKVANKIARKFSKETKGVYVIDSEEKRIKALKWIKIEDVWGIGYGLQKRLKAKNCKTAYDFVQLPDEWIRKHFSIVEWRLKKELEGISKLTLDHLKTKRAIATTRSFEYTYSDIDNIKERISTFASSCAEKLRVQGSSCYVIYVILRSDRHKKNTEQHRVSTIVNLPYPTDSSIIISNEAVKAVMTIFKKGVKYKRAGVIVTGLVPTDNFQLNLFQKENPKHKPLMQSIDILNTKYGDYKIKLANQDLKRTWKMRQERLSPRYTTDINDIIKVK
- a CDS encoding LexA family transcriptional regulator; translated protein: MILHKSKHLTFFTPENFKDTGAHFFDTGISAGFPSPAEDFKQQRLSLDKELIKNKEATFFARVSGQSMIGAGLDDNDLLVIDRSLDPAHNKIAVCFLDGEFTVKRLKIENEELWLQPENPSYKPIQVTEENNFVIWGIVTNVIKRV
- a CDS encoding GNAT family N-acetyltransferase, giving the protein MVYKRAELNTELKQILQLQNANLPNTVSETDQIKEAFLTVVHNFKLLKAMNNVCPHIIAVDKKKVIGYALCMDKAFNDSIDIIKPLFEKIEKNDMVSNLKYIVMGQVCIAKTYRGRGVFRKLYQVMKKVLQLDYDVLITEVDTKNIRSVNAHRAIGFNVLYSYRSNQQDWQIIYLNLK
- a CDS encoding MFS transporter; the encoded protein is MTEQKNYKQALSTLVTVFFFWGFIAASNGVFIPFCKTYFAIDQFQSQLVDFAFYGAYYFGALVLFILSNTKGKDIMNAWGYKNGIIYGLLLSALGAVVMFPAIAGAEPGDSNVFYYVLIALFIVGLGFSIQQTAANPFAIALGDPEKGAHRLNLAGGVNSFGTTIGPIVIALILFGSAPKSGAELDALITSGGIKLSTIQYLYLAVGGLFVLAAALFYFSKRLPQGKADATIIKAPKAIGALTIMTILLIACFYLIFGQYKNEIPDNDFILKLTIVSLVIVIGVLLISNMMAKKNETGWGAMRYPQLVLGMLAIFTYVGVEVTIQSNLGELLKFVTKTVNGVDLNPLGLRAMSDTEIAPLISMYWGGLMIGRWAGAITVFNPSNKIKTWLYILVPYIAFGVILFVNYISGFSVKGLFLFAICVAIQIGAFFVGKDKPALTLKIFGLLGVFAILIGLFTSGTVALFAFLSGGLFCSIMWPSIFALSIRGLGKYTSQGSAFLIMMILGGAIIPPLQGKLADVIGIHNSYWIAAGCFLYLAFFAQRVEGLIRKAKVI